One stretch of Arthrobacter polaris DNA includes these proteins:
- a CDS encoding TIGR01777 family oxidoreductase: protein MWLGSAAGTVRGLLPASIAGKXWTRPEIRWDALHTELVPGESFTDVMDKGPLAAWTHKHTFADGVEPGTTVMVDEVHYELPALARGXWARKRMDAELVRMFTFRQRQLVXDLAFHKAHSVEAQTIAVSGASGLVGRALCALLAGGGHTVLKLVRRAPASAEEIFWDPESGTLDSAALAQCTTVIHLAGHPIGGRFTDANKKAIHQSRIQGTSLLARTLAQLASDGVARTFVSGSAVGYYGLKRVLLLIRGQRGLPHAASPPRXLAETDPAGTDFLATVCRDWEAACAPASEGGVRVVNVRTGIVLSAAGGVLQRLLPLYLAGAGGPLGNGQWQSWVGIDDIAGILAHAALTPAVXGPVNGVAPEPVTAEEFAHTLGTVLHRSAKLKVPVAGPRLLLGTQGAAELALASQRVSAEKVQASGYTFRNTDLASALRHILGSSSPFSQRRR from the coding sequence ATGTGGCTGGGATCGGCGGCTGGCACGGTGCGGGGTCTGCTGCCGGCGTCGATTGCGGGTAAANAGTGGACGCGGCCGGAGATTCGATGGGATGCGCTGCACACCGAACTGGTGCCCGGGGAAAGTTTCACCGACGTGATGGACAAGGGACCGCTCGCAGCGTGGACGCACAAGCACACCTTTGCTGATGGGGTGGAGCCGGGCACCACGGTCATGGTCGATGAGGTTCACTACGAACTTCCAGCCTTAGCGCGCGGGNAGTGGGCCCGCAAGCGAATGGACGCGGAGCTGGTGCGCATGTTCACGTTCAGGCAGCGGCAGCTGGTGNGGGATTTGGCGTTTCACAAGGCGCATTCCGTAGAGGCCCAGACGATTGCCGTGTCAGGCGCTTCGGGGCTGGTGGGGCGAGCGTTATGTGCGCTGCTCGCCGGTGGCGGTCACACAGTGCTCAAGCTTGTCCGCCGTGCACCGGCGTCTGCCGAGGAGATCTTTTGGGACCCGGAGTCCGGAACACTCGATTCAGCGGCCCTGGCTCAGTGCACTACAGTGATCCATCTGGCCGGACACCCCATTGGTGGACGGTTCACTGATGCCAACAAGAAAGCCATCCACCAAAGCCGGATTCAAGGAACGTCTCTGCTGGCCAGGACCTTGGCGCAACTGGCGTCCGACGGCGTGGCGCGCACCTTCGTTTCCGGCTCCGCGGTGGGGTACTACGGGCTGAAGCGAGTCCTGTTGCTGATTCGCGGGCAACGGGGACTTCCTCATGCAGCCAGCCCACCCCGGNCTTTGGCCGAAACGGATCCCGCCGGGACTGACTTCCTTGCCACTGTGTGCAGGGATTGGGAGGCGGCCTGTGCACCGGCCTCTGAGGGCGGTGTACGTGTGGTTAATGTCCGTACCGGAATTGTTTTATCGGCTGCGGGAGGAGTTTTGCAGCGGCTTCTTCCCCTATATTTGGCCGGCGCCGGCGGTCCTTTAGGAAACGGGCAGTGGCAGAGCTGGGTGGGCATTGACGACATCGCCGGGATCTTGGCTCATGCTGCACTGACACCAGCGGTGNCGGGGCCAGTTAACGGTGTGGCGCCGGAGCCTGTGACAGCCGAAGAATTTGCCCACACCCTGGGAACAGTCCTGCACCGCTCGGCCAAACTTAAAGTCCCTGTTGCGGGACCTCGCCTGCTCTTGGGAACCCAGGGTGCTGCTGAATTGGCACTGGCGAGCCAGCGGGTTTCCGCGGAAAAGGTGCAGGCCAGTGGCTACACGTTTAGAAATACGGACTTGGCATCAGCCTTACGGCATATTTTGGGGAGTAGCAGCCCGTTTAGCCAACGGCGTCGGTGA
- a CDS encoding MFS transporter, with protein sequence MSITSLQRRNQGVLVVGQLLSGVGVASGVAVGGILAAQLAGTTAASGFVQTASALGAGLVAVPLANLAVRAGRRWALSTGFALGAVGAGLVLLAASLGQFWLMAAGMLFFGSATAAGLQARYAAVDGAPPEKAGRAMAIVIWATTVGSVAGPNLSEPGRLFGIQLGLVPLSGPYVFSLIAFITAALVIAVFFLTPPSPTSQDASAGSARVPPSPVKPVKAHGAWRALRLASHNPRALFALVAVTGGHAIMVGVMVMTPVAMNAHGHTLEIIGIVISLHILGMYAASPVFGWLVDRIGSVPVVLTGCGILLAAITTGAIVSDSSNPVLMSLALTLLGLGWSACLIGGSSLLNQSAPTELRVPLQGANDMMMNFGAAGMAALAGPVLALGGFFWVNMMALAVLIPMVVLGLRALRTTPEPATAESVTDAVG encoded by the coding sequence ATGAGCATCACCTCACTTCAACGCCGCAACCAAGGCGTATTGGTTGTTGGCCAACTACTCTCAGGTGTTGGTGTTGCATCAGGCGTTGCCGTGGGCGGGATTCTCGCAGCCCAATTGGCAGGCACCACGGCCGCCTCCGGCTTCGTCCAGACAGCATCGGCCTTGGGCGCCGGACTGGTTGCCGTACCGCTGGCGAACTTGGCTGTCCGCGCCGGACGTCGCTGGGCCTTGAGTACCGGCTTTGCCTTAGGTGCTGTGGGCGCGGGACTGGTGTTGCTCGCGGCAAGCCTTGGCCAGTTTTGGCTCATGGCCGCCGGTATGCTGTTCTTTGGTTCGGCCACGGCAGCCGGGCTGCAGGCACGTTACGCAGCTGTTGATGGAGCCCCGCCAGAGAAGGCCGGCCGTGCCATGGCGATTGTCATTTGGGCCACCACGGTGGGCTCGGTTGCAGGGCCCAACCTCTCCGAACCGGGCCGCTTATTCGGTATTCAACTCGGCCTTGTCCCGTTGTCAGGACCGTACGTGTTTTCACTGATCGCCTTCATCACCGCCGCACTTGTCATTGCCGTTTTCTTCTTGACACCGCCTTCGCCCACATCCCAGGATGCCTCTGCCGGNAGCGCCAGGGTACCACCATCCCCGGTGAAGCCCGTCAAGGCGCACGGCGCATGGCGAGCACTGCGCTTGGCCAGCCACAACCCGCGAGCACTCTTCGCCCTGGTCGCGGTCACCGGTGGGCACGCCATCATGGTTGGAGTCATGGTGATGACACCTGTGGCCATGAACGCCCATGGGCACACCTTAGAGATCATCGGCATCGTCATCAGCTTGCATATCTTGGGCATGTACGCAGCAAGCCCGGTGTTCGGCTGGCTCGTGGACAGAATAGGCTCCGTGCCTGTTGTGCTCACTGGCTGTGGCATCCTTTTGGCCGCCATCACCACTGGCGCCATCGTCTCAGACAGCAGCAACCCTGTCTTGATGTCCCTCGCACTGACCCTACTGGGTCTGGGTTGGTCTGCCTGCCTGATTGGCGGCTCGTCACTGCTGAACCAATCCGCCCCCACCGAATTGCGCGTCCCACTGCAGGGTGCCAATGACATGATGATGAACTTCGGCGCAGCCGGCATGGCCGCACTGGCCGGTCCGGTCCTGGCGTTAGGCGGATTCTTCTGGGTCAACATGATGGCCCTTGCCGTGCTGATCCCCATGGTGGTGCTGGGACTGCGCGCCCTGCGCACCACGCCTGAACCCGCCACCGCTGAGAGCGTCACCGACGCCGTTGGCTAA
- a CDS encoding TM0106 family RecB-like putative nuclease, with protein MTASECQYKTLRILDEKLGRAIKPGFAKDEMLERAAELGDAFEHKILAEFIAKFGVWNKSTGTGVKDVERSKGPLTWAGLVAKREETLEALRIGADVVFQATFFDGSLIGFADFLMRQDDGSYAVYDTKLARHAKVSALLQLAAYGDQXAKYEIPLAPVTKLVLGNRQESSHPMADLLPVFXERRENFLNFTAVHSAQPLPVEWRQEGLNYCGRCDYCAQQVHEHHDLLLVNGMSSSQRRKLMAQGIETINGLAQMPPAEAKGPLARLRHQARMQLGLETDVTTVTAGNGTDARQISYKVLDTLSTLPAPSAGDIFFDFEGDPLWQDPNDDTKWALEYLFGSIEAPNPKDPSGTAEKFVPFWAHTRAQEREAFLKFLAYVQARREEXPAMHVYHYAPYXKSALRNLAIMHGDKAAEDTVDDWLRSGLLVDLLDTVRQSVRISESSYSIKKLEPFYMPTGRVGDVTNAGASVVAYADYCTARDAGLAGDAAKAAEAESILASISAYNEYDCLSTLRLRNWLLEIEAAKVVDSWSEGSGKLPKTEDSKAKESSYQPTEGELKLDAYIASLHGQEGAHHLTADENAIAMVSAAASYHRREDKQFWWGHFDRLEKGPEAWVEERNMLLIQDAEVTADWETXRARTETRTLKITGVATEGSDFRPGTSWFGMFEAPLPDGLGENSVDPTLRDGLFNITVEEDASDPATPELTTLIVKEKSTTKVPAYNQYPLAITPDKPIATKSIRVALAELANTVGSNLPHLPKHPGIEILRKATPRLKNGGALPSAVVHGDGHSPQQHDYIGAITAAVKDLDHSYLAVQGPPGTGKTHVGSHVIANLIKEGWKIGVVGQSHAVVENMLRAAIEKAGVDPERVGKKLPAXPDVPWKITDDKQFGTLLGSNGGALIGGTAWTMTGANMPAGALNLLVIDEAGQYSLANTLAVAQSAERVLLLGDPQQLPQVTQGSHPVPVDESALGWLSAGHATLPENLGYFLADSWRMHPDLCASVSRLSYEGKLLSAPAAAQRHLAGKAPGVETVFVSQTLGSETENKQSSPEEAAEIVAQVREHLGLLWTSGEGQAPRSLVQEDFLVVAAYNAQVHLVRGVLDNAGLFEVRVGTVDKFQGQEAPVVLVTMACADPTGAPRGMEFLLNRNRINVAVSRGQWRAVIIRSPQLTNFMPSKPTGMAELGAFIGLCSGTAAGAAAAHRGGAMA; from the coding sequence GTGACAGCCAGCGAGTGCCAGTACAAGACGCTGCGCATCCTTGATGAGAAACTGGGCAGGGCTATCAAGCCGGGCTTCGCCAAGGACGAGATGCTCGAACGTGCTGCCGAACTCGGTGACGCCTTTGAACACAAAATCCTTGCCGAGTTTATAGCCAAGTTCGGGGTATGGAACAAATCCACGGGCACAGGTGTGAAGGATGTGGAGCGTAGCAAGGGCCCCTTGACCTGGGCCGGTCTTGTCGCGAAGCGGGAGGAAACCCTTGAGGCGCTGCGAATCGGGGCCGACGTGGTTTTCCAGGCCACGTTCTTTGACGGCTCTCTGATCGGCTTCGCTGACTTTCTCATGCGCCAGGACGATGGTTCTTATGCCGTGTACGACACCAAACTGGCCCGTCATGCCAAGGTCAGCGCATTGTTGCAACTGGCCGCTTATGGGGATCAATTNGCAAAATACGAGATTCCGCTGGCACCCGTCACCAAGCTGGTCTTAGGCAACCGCCAGGAGAGCTCGCACCCTATGGCAGATCTACTGCCGGTGTTTAGNGAGCGGCGGGAGAACTTCCTAAACTTCACTGCAGTACACAGCGCCCAGCCGCTGCCGGTGGAGTGGCGCCAGGAAGGTCTCAACTATTGCGGGCGCTGCGATTATTGTGCGCAGCAAGTTCATGAGCACCACGACCTGTTGCTCGTGAACGGCATGAGCAGTTCCCAGCGCCGCAAGCTCATGGCGCAGGGCATAGAGACCATCAACGGGCTAGCGCAGATGCCTCCTGCAGAGGCCAAGGGCCCGTTAGCCCGGCTACGCCACCAGGCACGTATGCAGCTCGGACTGGAAACGGATGTCACCACGGTCACCGCAGGCAACGGCACCGACGCACGTCAGATCAGCTACAAAGTGTTGGACACGCTCAGCACACTTCCCGCGCCCAGCGCTGGCGATATTTTCTTTGACTTCGAGGGCGACCCGCTCTGGCAGGACCCCAACGATGACACAAAGTGGGCCCTGGAGTATCTCTTTGGCTCAATCGAAGCCCCCAACCCGAAGGATCCCTCCGGCACGGCTGAGAAATTTGTGCCGTTTTGGGCGCACACCCGAGCCCAGGAACGTGAAGCTTTCCTGAAGTTCCTGGCTTACGTCCAAGCCCGCCGCGAAGAATANCCCGCGATGCATGTTTACCACTATGCACCCTACGANAAATCGGCGCTGCGCAACCTTGCCATCATGCACGGCGACAAGGCAGCGGAGGACACGGTGGATGATTGGCTGCGCAGCGGCCTACTCGTGGACCTGCTGGACACCGTGCGCCAGTCCGTGCGCATCTCTGAGTCCTCGTATTCCATCAAGAAGTTGGAGCCGTTTTACATGCCCACCGGCCGTGTGGGCGACGTGACGAATGCCGGCGCCTCCGTGGTGGCCTATGCAGATTACTGCACAGCGCGCGACGCCGGACTGGCCGGGGACGCTGCTAAGGCCGCCGAAGCGGAGTCCATCTTGGCGTCCATCTCCGCGTACAACGAATACGACTGCCTCTCCACGCTGCGCCTGCGCAACTGGCTGCTGGAAATCGAAGCCGCAAAGGTGGTGGACAGCTGGAGCGAAGGCAGCGGAAAGCTGCCAAAGACCGAAGACTCCAAGGCAAAGGAGAGTAGCTACCAGCCCACCGAGGGCGAACTCAAACTGGATGCCTACATTGCCAGCCTCCACGGCCAGGAGGGCGCACACCACCTGACTGCGGATGAGAACGCCATCGCCATGGTCTCTGCCGCCGCCAGCTATCACCGCCGTGAGGACAAGCAATTCTGGTGGGGCCACTTTGACAGGCTCGAAAAGGGTCCCGAAGCATGGGTTGAAGAGCGGAACATGCTCCTCATCCAGGACGCGGAAGTGACCGCGGACTGGGAAACCNNCCGGGCCAGAACTGAAACCCGGACGTTGAAAATCACGGGCGTCGCCACCGAAGGATCGGACTTCAGGCCGGGAACCTCGTGGTTTGGCATGTTTGAGGCACCTCTTCCCGACGGGCTCGGTGAGAACTCCGTGGACCCCACACTCCGGGACGGACTCTTCAACATCACCGTCGAAGAAGATGCCTCAGACCCGGCCACACCCGAGCTCACAACGCTCATCGTGAAGGAGAAATCCACCACCAAGGTGCCCGCCTACAACCAATATCCNCTCGCAATTACTCCGGATAAGCCCATCGCGACCAAGAGCATCCGGGTAGCCCTCGCAGAACTAGCCAATACCGTGGGCAGCAACCTGCCGCACCTGCCCAAACACCCCGGCATTGAGATCCTGCGCAAGGCCACACCGAGGCTCAAGAACGGCGGAGCCTTGCCCTCCGCCGTCGTGCACGGGGACGGGCACAGCCCACAGCAGCACGATTACATCGGCGCCATCACTGCGGCCGTGAAGGACCTGGATCACTCATATCTGGCTGTCCAGGGACCACCCGGAACCGGTAAGACGCATGTTGGCTCCCACGTCATCGCCAACCTCATCAAGGAGGGTTGGAAGATCGGTGTGGTGGGGCAATCCCACGCGGTAGTGGAGAACATGTTGCGCGCCGCCATCGAAAAGGCCGGCGTGGATCCGGAGCGTGTGGGCAAGAAACTGCCAGCANNCCCGGACGTGCCGTGGAAGATTACCGATGACAAGCAATTCGGCACGCTCCTGGGCTCCAATGGTGGCGCTTTGATTGGCGGTACGGCGTGGACCATGACCGGGGCCAATATGCCTGCCGGTGCCTTGAATCTGCTGGTGATTGACGAGGCAGGGCAGTACTCTTTGGCCAACACACTTGCGGTAGCACAATCGGCCGAGCGGGTGTTGCTGTTGGGCGATCCGCAGCAGCTACCCCAGGTCACCCAAGGTTCCCACCCGGTTCCTGTCGATGAGTCCGCACTGGGGTGGCTCTCCGCCGGGCACGCCACACTGCCGGAAAATCTGGGATATTTCTTGGCCGATTCTTGGCGCATGCACCCCGATTTATGTGCGTCTGTGTCCAGGCTCAGCTACGAGGGCAAACTACTCTCGGCCCCGGCCGCCGCGCAGCGCCATCTAGCTGGCAAGGCACCCGGGGTAGAAACCGTATTCGTGTCCCAGACCCTAGGCAGCGAGACGGAGAATAAACAGTCCTCNCCAGAGGAAGCCGCCGAAATAGTTGCCCAAGTCAGGGAGCATCTGGGCCTGTTGTGGACATCCGGAGAGGGCCAGGCTCCCCGCTCGCTGGTTCAGGAAGACTTCTTGGTGGTCGCGGCCTACAACGCCCAAGTGCATCTAGTGCGCGGTGTCTTGGACAACGCAGGGCTCTTTGAAGTGCGGGTGGGTACCGTAGATAAGTTCCAGGGCCAAGAAGCACCGGTGGTCTTGGTGACGATGGCCTGTGCGGATCCCACGGGTGCGCCGCGCGGCATGGAGTTCTTACTGAACCGGAACCGCATCAACGTCGCAGTCTCTCGAGGCCAGTGGCGGGCTGTCATCATCCGGTCCCCTCAGCTCACTAACTTCATGCCTAGCAAGCCGACGGGCATGGCTGAGCTGGGCGCGTTCATCGGCTTGTGCAGTGGGACCGCGGCGGGCGCGGCTGCTGCACACAGAGGCGGCGCCATGGCATGA
- a CDS encoding DUF1345 domain-containing protein yields the protein MNHVTSTRARHRQLRIIAMVVCGAVATVLTGLLGAWIYAPAVGWTVAALLYNASVWFTXCPMDAERTAAHAVEEDPGRNFSDVLILLAALGSLAAVVLVMVGSKDVHGVARLLLALLALTCTAMSWLMVHTLYTLRYTEIYYAGEPGGITFNQIEPPQYTDIAYMAFSVGMTYQVSDTNITTRVMRSAALRHSLLAFVFGTGILATTINLVVSLAS from the coding sequence ATGAATCATGTGACCTCCACCCGGGCCCGGCACCGGCAACTGCGCATTATTGCCATGGTGGTGTGCGGCGCCGTCGCGACAGTCCTGACCGGGCTGCTAGGTGCCTGGATCTATGCTCCTGCGGTGGGTTGGACGGTCGCGGCACTGCTTTACAACGCATCGGTGTGGTTCACTATNTGCCCCATGGACGCCGAGCGCACGGCTGCCCACGCTGTGGAGGAGGATCCTGGCCGGAACTTCTCTGACGTGCTCATCCTGTTGGCAGCGCTTGGCTCACTGGCCGCAGTCGTGTTGGTCATGGTGGGCAGCAAGGATGTTCACGGGGTGGCCAGGCTCTTGCTGGCGTTACTCGCACTGACCTGTACGGCTATGTCCTGGCTGATGGTCCACACNCTATATACGCTGCGCTATACGGAAATTTATTACGCTGGAGAACCTGGTGGCATCACTTTTAACCAGATCGAACCTCCGCAGTACACGGACATTGCATATATGGCCTTCAGCGTGGGCATGACCTATCAGGTCTCCGATACCAACATCACCACCCGTGTCATGCGCTCGGCGGCGCTGCGGCACAGCCTTCTCGCGTTCGTCTTTGGCACAGGAATTCTGGCCACCACCATCAACTTGGTAGT
- a CDS encoding MalY/PatB family protein, whose amino-acid sequence MVNAQANTPTVPVVADLDGVRVEDLRAVGSLKWTAFPEHLPAWVAEMDFGLAAPIAARLQRSIATAQVGYLPNHLIPVQGAACRDFLNQRYGWDVPVEWIRPVADVLTALECVVRYFTAETARIVVLTPSYMPFITLPASYGRELVQVPMIRADSSWEVDFSAVEAALLEGDLLVLCNPHNPIGKVYSREELERLSTIVKASGARVFSDEIHALLVYDGATHVPYASVSDASAHHTVTATSASKAWNLAGLKAAQLILSNAEDFELWMQKGQFKEHGASXLXVVGNIAAYSQSLPWLDGVMGYLQRNRSLLCELVAEHLPQARFVLPEGTYLAFIDCNGLELTGYNGTPTEFXTEHSGVVLTEGGLCGDVGAGWVRLNFATXAPILRRILEQMGMAVTAWRLTSLIRRGSQRRSK is encoded by the coding sequence ATGGTAAATGCACAGGCAAACACACCCACAGTTCCCGTCGTTGCTGACCTGGATGGGGTGAGGGTAGAAGACTTGCGGGCAGTCGGCAGCCTGAAATGGACAGCCTTCCCGGAACATCTGCCAGCGTGGGTGGCGGAGATGGACTTCGGCTTGGCTGCTCCCATTGCGGCGCGGTTGCAACGCTCGATCGCCACGGCCCAAGTGGGGTACCTGCCTAACCATTTGATTCCCGTGCAGGGCGCAGCCTGCCGGGACTTTCTTAACCAACGGTACGGTTGGGACGTTCCTGTTGAATGGATCAGACCGGTTGCCGACGTCCTGACCGCCCTTGAATGCGTGGTTCGGTATTTCACCGCGGAGACCGCGCGAATCGTGGTCCTGACGCCGTCCTACATGCCCTTCATCACGCTACCTGCGAGCTATGGGCGGGAGCTGGTGCAGGTCCCCATGATCCGTGCTGACTCCTCGTGGGAGGTGGACTTTTCCGCCGTGGAGGCAGCGCTCTTAGAGGGTGATCTCTTGGTGCTGTGCAATCCGCACAACCCCATCGGCAAGGTGTACAGCCGCGAGGAACTGGAGCGTCTGAGTACGATTGTAAAGGCCAGTGGTGCCCGAGTATTCTCCGATGAGATCCATGCCCTATTGGTGTACGACGGCGCAACACATGTTCCGTACGCGTCAGTCAGTGACGCTTCTGCCCACCACACAGTGACGGCCACCTCAGCGTCGAAGGCTTGGAATCTAGCTGGGCTGAAGGCTGCCCAGTTGATCCTTTCCAATGCCGAAGACTTTGAGCTCTGGATGCAGAAAGGCCAGTTCAAAGAGCACGGTGCCAGCNCCCTGNGGGTGGTTGGAAATATTGCTGCATACTCGCAGTCCCTGCCATGGCTTGATGGTGTCATGGGGTATCTGCAGCGGAACCGCAGCCTGCTGTGTGAGCTGGTGGCGGAGCATCTACCTCAGGCCCGTTTTGTGCTGCCGGAGGGAACATACTTGGCATTCATTGACTGCAACGGACTGGAATTGACGGGTTATAACGGCACGCCAACAGAATTTNTCACCGAGCACTCCGGTGTTGTCCTGACGGAGGGTGGGCTGTGCGGTGATGTAGGAGCCGGATGGGTGCGGCTGAACTTTGCCACCNCGGCGCCTATTTTGCGCCGGATTCTAGAACAAATGGGCATGGCGGTGACGGCTTGGCGGCTAACTAGCCTGATCCGGCGGGGTTCTCAGCGACGTTCTAAGTGA